One region of Pseudomonas alvandae genomic DNA includes:
- a CDS encoding class I adenylate cyclase, which produces MTRNHEIRPDLDEGIDRKVLSQLRARFLKLNSVRMERALEGLSTRQQGVLTLLPLFFHVNHPLLPGYVSGSTPAGLSNYEPDANVLAEAQRLTRSFSYKPRHGSNPPRPILGLFLMGSLGTLAQADQSDMDVWVCHGPDLSDDELAELRKKCQLLETWAATQGAEAHFFLIDPARFVRGERDNQLSSDDCGTTQHYLLLDEFYRTAIWLAGRTPIWWLVPVYEEENYEQYTHTLISKRFIRADETLDLGHLAYIPPGEFIGAGLWQLFKGIESPYKSVLKLLLTEVYASEHPTVRCLSLRFKQAVFANRLDLDELDPYMVVYRRIEEYLNVRGEPERLELIRRALYLKVNRKLTGPVRSSGWQRNLLERLAREWGWDQRQLALLDSRSQWKVRQVSNERRALVGELTYSYRFLTQFARTEKTVSLINKRDLNVLGRRLYAAFERKADKVEFINPGIAPDLAEDTLTLVQSPNKKEPGQNQWGLYNGSLNALEWENFAPIKRSRELLELLTWCHRNGVIDSSTRLALHPGESDLSEFELFNLLGSLQQAIALPLTTVDEEQLLHASVPSEVLILVNVGVDPLKHHRDLNILMTTERTDSLSYAGVRENLVLTLDQVTLNSWNEVLVTRFDGEHALLDCLRDYLNDLPATRHQPRLQVRCFCHNRAQFIARRVEEVIETAQTLLLSRLNYRYLLQVQQHYHVLELVPGQVNHVALGSLSALMDYLGEELTAYSPLHLDAMALEDHDVALILPMGQPECIQVFYRVYEEEAELYVLDEFNALWQQRLPFHDEQSLLVPLQRFLQSVLYRRDALLPMDGAQPLPLETLYYQLLPSGSGRARRVESRQSPQTPVNKSFYDVQAIIGKAAHGQVHVTLYCDQREFSELEHGDQLFRVVAREIVGQRREAERYRCYITDLDLSGLVGDSACSSNLFLRYKADLERALNEALNQV; this is translated from the coding sequence ATGACCCGCAATCACGAAATACGCCCCGATCTGGACGAGGGAATCGACCGCAAGGTCCTGAGCCAATTGCGCGCGCGTTTTCTCAAGCTCAACTCCGTACGCATGGAGCGTGCCCTGGAAGGTTTGTCGACCCGCCAGCAAGGCGTGCTGACGCTGCTTCCCCTGTTTTTTCACGTCAACCATCCGCTACTGCCCGGCTACGTCTCGGGGAGCACGCCCGCCGGGTTATCCAATTACGAACCCGACGCCAACGTCCTCGCCGAAGCCCAACGCCTGACCCGGTCGTTTTCCTACAAGCCGCGCCATGGCAGCAACCCACCACGGCCGATCCTTGGCCTGTTCCTGATGGGCAGCCTCGGCACCCTGGCCCAGGCCGACCAGAGCGATATGGACGTGTGGGTGTGCCACGGGCCGGACCTGAGCGACGATGAATTGGCCGAGCTGCGCAAGAAATGCCAGTTGCTGGAAACCTGGGCCGCGACCCAGGGCGCTGAAGCGCACTTTTTTCTCATCGACCCGGCGCGATTCGTCCGGGGCGAACGGGACAATCAGCTCAGCTCCGATGACTGCGGCACCACACAACACTATCTGCTGCTGGACGAGTTCTACCGCACCGCGATCTGGCTGGCCGGGCGTACGCCGATCTGGTGGCTGGTGCCGGTCTACGAAGAAGAAAACTATGAGCAATACACTCATACGCTGATATCCAAGCGTTTCATTCGTGCAGACGAAACCCTGGACTTGGGACACCTGGCCTACATCCCGCCGGGAGAATTCATCGGCGCTGGGCTCTGGCAGTTGTTCAAGGGCATCGAGTCGCCCTACAAGTCCGTGCTCAAGCTCCTGCTCACCGAGGTCTACGCCAGCGAACACCCAACGGTGCGCTGCCTGAGCCTGCGCTTCAAGCAGGCCGTATTTGCCAACCGCCTGGACCTGGACGAACTGGACCCGTACATGGTGGTTTATCGCCGGATCGAGGAATACCTCAACGTCCGTGGCGAACCCGAGCGCCTTGAGCTGATCCGGCGTGCGCTGTACCTCAAGGTCAATCGCAAGCTCACCGGCCCGGTTCGCAGCAGCGGCTGGCAGCGCAACCTGCTGGAACGCCTGGCCCGTGAGTGGGGCTGGGATCAACGTCAACTCGCCCTGCTGGACAGCCGCAGCCAATGGAAGGTGCGCCAGGTCAGCAATGAGCGGCGCGCGCTGGTCGGCGAGCTGACCTACAGCTATCGCTTCCTGACCCAGTTCGCCCGCACCGAAAAGACCGTCAGCCTGATCAACAAGCGCGACCTGAATGTCCTCGGTCGTCGGTTGTACGCGGCCTTCGAGCGCAAGGCCGACAAGGTCGAATTCATCAATCCTGGAATCGCCCCGGACCTGGCCGAAGACACCCTGACCCTGGTCCAGTCGCCGAACAAGAAAGAACCGGGGCAGAACCAGTGGGGCTTGTACAACGGCAGCCTGAACGCCCTGGAATGGGAAAACTTCGCCCCCATCAAGCGCAGCCGCGAATTGCTTGAATTGCTCACCTGGTGCCATCGCAACGGCGTGATCGACAGCAGCACGCGCCTGGCGCTGCACCCCGGCGAAAGCGACCTGAGCGAGTTTGAGCTGTTCAACCTGCTGGGCAGCCTGCAACAGGCCATTGCCCTGCCTCTGACGACAGTCGACGAAGAACAATTACTGCATGCCAGCGTCCCCAGCGAAGTGCTGATCCTGGTGAACGTCGGCGTCGACCCGCTCAAGCATCATCGCGACCTGAACATCCTGATGACCACCGAGCGCACCGATTCCCTGAGCTATGCCGGGGTGCGGGAGAACCTGGTGCTGACCCTCGACCAGGTCACGCTCAATAGCTGGAATGAAGTGCTGGTCACCCGCTTCGACGGCGAGCATGCGTTGCTCGACTGTTTGCGCGATTACCTCAACGATCTGCCGGCGACACGGCACCAGCCACGCTTGCAGGTCCGCTGTTTCTGCCACAACCGCGCGCAGTTCATCGCGCGACGGGTCGAGGAAGTTATCGAGACGGCCCAGACCTTGCTGCTGAGCAGACTCAACTATCGCTACCTGCTTCAGGTCCAGCAGCACTACCACGTGCTGGAATTGGTGCCGGGCCAGGTCAACCACGTGGCGCTCGGCAGCCTGTCGGCGCTGATGGATTATCTGGGCGAAGAATTGACGGCCTATAGCCCGCTGCACTTGGACGCGATGGCGCTGGAAGATCACGACGTAGCGCTGATCCTGCCCATGGGCCAGCCCGAGTGCATCCAGGTGTTCTACCGGGTCTATGAAGAAGAAGCCGAGCTGTACGTGCTCGATGAGTTCAATGCGTTGTGGCAGCAACGCTTGCCATTCCACGATGAACAAAGCCTGCTGGTGCCGCTGCAGCGATTCCTGCAATCGGTACTTTACCGCCGCGATGCCTTGTTACCGATGGACGGGGCGCAGCCCCTGCCCTTGGAAACTCTCTATTACCAACTCTTGCCTTCTGGCAGCGGACGGGCCCGGCGTGTCGAATCACGGCAATCGCCGCAAACGCCGGTCAACAAGTCGTTCTATGACGTACAGGCGATCATCGGCAAAGCCGCGCACGGCCAGGTGCACGTCACCCTCTATTGCGATCAGCGCGAATTTTCGGAGCTGGAACATGGCGACCAATTGTTCCGCGTGGTCGCCAGGGAAATTGTCGGCCAGCGCCGCGAGGCCGAGCGCTATCGCTGCTACATCACCGACCTGGACCTC
- a CDS encoding TIGR02647 family protein: MSLTPELVAELEILALFNLDSSQEGLKIHQTAAPKAIAAAQRLFEKDLIDQPDGGYLTSLGRDAAQNVQTVLTILRAEETA, encoded by the coding sequence TTGCCGAACTGGAAATCCTTGCACTCTTCAACCTGGACAGTTCCCAGGAAGGCCTGAAAATTCATCAGACCGCTGCCCCCAAAGCTATCGCCGCTGCCCAACGGCTGTTTGAAAAAGACTTGATAGACCAACCCGATGGCGGCTACCTGACCAGCCTGGGGCGTGATGCCGCGCAAAATGTGCAAACTGTCCTGACAATACTCCGCGCCGAAGAAACCGCCTGA